The Nitrospirota bacterium region GACGACGATGGCAGGAAGGGTTGGGGATTCAGCGCCATGACGGTATCCGCATTGGTATCGATGCCGTTGTAACACCCATGCGAGCGGTTGCCGGTAAACTCCGGATAGGCAAAGCGCTGGTTGTTCTGAGTCAAGAGCCAATAGGCTCGTCCCTGGGCCTGGCATCCGGCCACCGAATTGTTGACGAAGGTATTGCCGAGGTTGGTAATCCAGAATCCACCGGGATGGAAAAGATCAGGTCCGGGCATGCAGGACCCACCGGGGCAGACGGCATTGGCGCCCGAAAATGAGGTGTCCGGGATGCCGCTGGTGGCATACCAGGTGGCGGACGAATAGGAGCGTTGCAAGTTGTCGCCGTCCCAATAAGTGCTGCCATTTTGTCGCGGGTAGGAATAGGTGCTGTTGGCCGCCATGGTGCCGGCGATGAGGTTCCGCATGAACTGGTTGCCGGTGATGCCGGTCCCGTCCTCCAGGTAGACCCCCTGGCCGACGGTGCGGACGCAGACGTTGTTGTAGAAGTTGGCATTCCCCGTGGCGTGAACCACATAGCACTTGTTGTAACTGTGGTGCACGCTGACGTCCTGAATCAGGACGTTGGTCCCACTGGGCAGTTTGTGCAAGTGGACGGGGTAGCGTCCCACCAGGGCCTGGCCGAACTTTTCAATCTCCACGCCCACCAACGTCAGGGTGGGGCTGGTCGTGCCGCTGACCATTGTGACCACGTGGCCGCCGATGAAATTGTTGGCGTCGGTGGTTTGGCCGGCCGCCGAAGTGAGTTTGATGTTCCGGGACAGCAGGGCCACCTCCGCCCTTTCGTCGATCCCATAATTGCGATGATGGTCGTCATAGAAGCTTTTGGCTTGGCGGCTGACGTCGATCGCGTTGCCGCCTGGCACGACGACCTGTTTCGTCTTGGCCGGAAAGAGCCCCGGCGTCGGCGCGAGCCCGCCATAGTGGTAGTGCTTGAGCTTCGTGCCCGAGCAGAGGGTGAGCTGGCTCACCTGGGCCGGCGTGCCTGGGATGGGGGTCTTGGCGGAGGCTTCCGGGTTGGCCACGGCGGCGATGCTGCAGATCTGCACGATCTCCGTCTGATGCGAAGTAAAGCTGGTCGTAGCGACGGCCACCCAGTCGTTGACCTGCCAGTCCACCTGCATTGCCAACGTCAACGTCGTGTCCGGATTCGTCGCCGGCACGGGCGCGCTGACGTTTTCCGCGTCGTTATACTTGGCCGGCCCGGCGGGCACCGAAAGATAGGTCCAGCTCTTCGTGCCGAAAACCGTGTTGATGAATATCGGATTCCGGAGGGGATTGTTTTGCGTGCCGTCCGGCCTCGCCGAGAGGCCTTTGCCGCCATAGAGCGCCAGGGTTCCCCCGTCCATGACGGTGAGGTCGCGGGCATTGGGGTTCTGGTCGCCCGCCGTGGGCGGGAGCGCCGCCGAGGCGTTGCCGGCCATGACGATCGTGATCTGGCTTTGAATGGGCGCCGTCACCGAGCCCGCCTGCATCGCGCCGCCGTTCCGGATCAGGAAAGAGCTGGCATAGAGCGTCATGGCCTGGTCCTGCAGGGTCAGGGTGCCGCCCGAGCCGACGATGACAGGCATCAGAGGCGCTTGCGCAGTGAACGTTGCATCCGACGTGCCCACGGTCACGTTTTGACAAGGGGTACCGCTGGCAATATGCAAAGCCGTGACGGCTTGCGGCACGACGGGCGGGTTTGCCGGTATGGTCAGCTGGCACTGACCATTGTTGTAGTTAGTCACGGCCTGGCTCAGGGTGATGCTTGACGCTGTGCCTCGGAGCGGAGCCCCCAACGGGGCTTGAGATTTTCCCCCCAAGGCCTTGGCCAGCTTGTCGGCCTCGGCCTTTCGCACCTCGCTCTCCTGTTCCATAGACTGGGCAAGCTTGCGCTCCTGCTGCAGTTCGGCGCTCATCTTGGCCTTGGCCCGCTCCCGCTCCTGCCGGACTTGCTCCACGTCGCCGGAGGAGGCGCAGCCGGTCAAGAGGCCCACACACATGAGCAGGGCCACGGTCCCGGTCTGCGCGCGACGTTGGATGATCGTGGCCGTATCGTCTGTCGTCATACCGATCCTCCTTCTCCTAACTCGCATCTCTGCGCAGCGATCTTGCGATGGCCCGGCCCGCCCTGGCTCAACCGGGAGGACGAGATCAACGCTGCTAGCAATGACCCGGAAAACAGACGGTTGAGGCCTGCTTGCCAGGCACCGGCGCAAAGGGTGTGCCAATCCCGAGGGTATTGTTATTCAAAATGGACACGGTCGGGAAACTGTTCGCACTCCCCCCATTCCACCCCGGAGTCAACAGATTGGAGATGGGAGGGGTGAGGAAGGCATTGTTGATATTAAACATGGTATAGCTGCCGCCGTTGGTGACGGTCACCGAGGACACCGACTCACCAGAGAGGGCGGCGGTGCCCTGGGCCGCCGTGCCGCCCGGCGACGGGTCAAACCCGACGCCCGGCACCGAGGTATAGCCGTTGCCGCCGTTGGTGACGGTCACCCCATTCACCGCGCCGCCGGAAACGGTGGTGGTTCCCCTGGCAAAAGACGATCCCACATTCGGCGCGCCAAAGGTGACGCCAGGGGGGATCGACGAGGGAGTCAGGGAAGAGAGGTTGACAACATAATTCCCCTGGTAAACGGTGCTGCTGCTCCCATCGGTGATGGTGAGTCCATACACGTTGAGCCCTGGGGCGCCCTGGATGGGAGCGCTGGCGCCGAGCGTATAGGGCGCGTTATTGATGGAAACCTGATAGCCTGCGGGGATTTTCCCCGAAGTATTCGCCGACCAGCTGAGACTGGTGCCGAATGGTATGGACCCGCTTGGAGGCGTGATCCGCCCGGTGGTCGTGCCATAGACGGGAACGGTATAGGATTGAATCGAATTGGGGCCTGTGGCCGTGACACTGATTTGGTAGGTGGTGCCGGGGCTCAGTCCCGAGATGGTCGTGCCGGACGGGCTGGGCGTGGCGGGCGTCAGGGTGACCCCGGGAACCGGAATGCCCCCGCCGTAGGTCACATTGACCGTATAGGCCGTCGCGCCGCTGCTGGCCGGCCACGCAATCGTCAGCGAGGTGTTCGTCGGATTCGAGACGGTCACGATCGGAGCGTCGAGACGAGTGTCATTCAGGATGGTGACGCGCAGCGTGGTTGCGTTGCTCGGCACCGGCACGAAGGGACTGGGCCGTCCACCGCGGTCGCTGTAGGCAAAGCCATAGGCATCGGACAGGTTGTAAAAGACCGCGGCATAGGGATTGTAGTAGCCATCGTTCGTCTTACGGGCGCCGCCGAAGGGGTAGAGGGTCGGCGGATTGCTGTACCAATTCGCAGTATTCTGCGGGACGTTGCTCCCCTTGCCCGCATATCCGAAGTTCATGCCCGCCATGAAATCCCCCGCAATCACCGCATAGAGGCTGTTGGGGACGGAGGCGATTTGTTGCGGGGTCATTCCCGTCGTCGGCACCGTGAAGGCCGTGGCAGGCGCACCATAGAGGTTCACGTCGTATCCAGCCTTGGAGGAAGGAGCCGGCAGGTTCACGGTCACGGTGAGATTCGCCGGGAGCACCACGTTGGCCGGCGGAGTTGGCGGAGCGGCGATCGTGACGGTCGGCGCCGAGGTATAGCCGGTGCCGCCGTGGGAGATCGTCACTCCCGACACCATCCCGCTCGGCGAGAGGGTGGCGGTTCCCTGGGCGCCGGACCCTCCGCCACCGGTGAAGGTGACCGCCGGCGCACCGCTAAAATAGTCGCTGCCGGGGTTGGTGATGGTCACCGCCGTCACCGCTTGGCTAGCGATGGTCGCCGTACCTTGGGCCGTCGTTGCGCCAGGGGGGATTCCACATGGCGCTCCGGTCGTGGTGCCCGTTAACGTCACGGTATATCCGCCCTTCCCGTTGGAAGCGAACTTTCCATTGTAGGAGTAAGGGATGGCCGGGCAACCGGCATTCGAGAACCCGTTGTCGGCGAATGACTGTCCGACCAGGGAGGCCAGATACGACCCGTAACTTGGATAGGGCGCCGGAGAGCCGGTCGTCGAATTGGACGCCAGGAGCGAAGGGCCCATGACGCGGATGAACGGCGATACGCCCTGACTCGGAGTCCACCCTGACGGCCGAAACGCGCCTCCCATCTGTGGGCTGAGCCCATAGAGTTGGTTCAGAATCGTGCTCGTCGACGTGTAATAGGTCATGGTGGCGATGACGTTGTTGCCGGCATCGAGATAGTCGTATTGCATCGGAATGCCGAAGAAGTCCATGGACGTCAGGTCCGCGCCGCCCGGAGCCGGATAGGCAAGCTCCATCTTGTCCCAGCGGAACGACTCGGTGCCGGTCGGAAACGCGCCGTTTGTGACGGCGACCGGCGCGGTATAGGAGACCATGAGGCGCCCGCTGCTGATCGCGGCGACCGAGAATTGATACACATTCTGAGTGGCGCCGGTGTAGGGGGATATGGTCGTGCCGCATGGCGTGAGACTGCTCAATGGGCCGGCCGTCTGCGTTCCGCTTGGGTTCACGCCGATATCAAGATACGCAAGACCGCTAGGCACGCCGCTGGAGGTCCATCCGATGCCTTTCCCGGTCAGGAGCACATAGACCTGGCTGTCGTGCAGGTTGCTGTCATTGACCAATTGGACCGCTAGCTGATTGGTATTGGTATTTGCCGGGCAAGAGCCCGAAGCGCCGAGAGATGAGGGCTTGCCGTTCCCCTTCCCCCTCAAAGCCTGGGCCAGCTTCTCGGCGGAGGCCTTCTTGGCCTCGCTTTCTCTTTCCATCGAGGCAGCCAGCGCCTGCTCCTGCTGAAGTTCGGCGCGCATCTTGGCCTTGGCCTGCTCGGACTCGTGCCGCGCCTGCTCCACGTCGCCGGAGGAGGCGCAGCCGGCCAACAGCAGGGCGGTCGCGAGAAGAATACCGGAGCCGGAGCGGCGGCTGGCGTTCGATTCGTGCGAGTGTACGCGCGCCATGAGCCTCTCCCTATTCAAGGTTTTTCATCGTGGCCCGGACTTGATTGAGGGCGTCCACATGGCGCGCCTCTTCGGCTTTCAGATATTCTTTGACGGACTGGGATATCTTGGCATGCGCGGCGCGCAGCGTTTCGTTCTCTTTCGCCAAGGTGGAGAACTGCGTCTGCTCCTTCATCAGGTCCGCCCGCAGCTTGCTCTCCCCCTGTTGCGCCTCCTGCTTGATCTGCTCCAGGTCGCCGGAGGTCGCGCAGCCGGCGGCCGCCCAGAGGCCGAGCGCGAGGACGAGGCCGAGCGATTTTCCCGAGCGAATCATTGCATAGTTCGATGACAGATCCATGGGCACCTCCTCCATATGTTACGTTGTCGCATCTCGAAGCCGTCAAACGCCTTGCCAGCCATTAAAAGGTATTGCCACGCTGCAGGCAATACCTTTTTCATCGGGACCGGAACGAGCCGTGCAAAATAAGACCGTTTTCTTCGGGTGCGTCAAGTGACGCAAATACCGTGCCCATAGCCTTGCGTCAGATGCCGATGCCGGATTTTTCGCATCTCCGCATTCCTGCTAGCGTCTCGCTGTGGACGAATTTCTCCAGACCTTTGTCGAGCCTGTGGGGCCGGCGCAACAGTGAGTCAAATTCATGACCCGGTCGATAGAGAGAGTCCGGCCTTGTGTCACGTGAACGCCTGTGGCATAAGAGACCGAGGAACCCACAGCATGCTGTCGCAGCCCAGCCCCGAACTGCCCCCCTACCGCATCACGCTCTTCTACGGGCCGGAGCCTGTTGAGGCCCTTCCGTCGCATGTGGCCTGCGTCTTCAACGTCAAGAAACGGAGTTGGAAAGGCGGTGTGCAGGTGGCGGTCGAAGTGAACGAGGCGCAAACTGCCCGCGCCAGCCAGGCGCTCGACTTCGAGGCCTGGCTGCGCAAGGCCCTGGCTTCCATCGCCGTTGCGGAACGACCAACCTACGAGAGCCGGGCCAGGGAACTGCTTATCCAAGGTCTCTGCTCGCTCAAGTTGGATCTGGCCATCAAGGCGGGGATTCAACAGGCAAACAGCCGCATCGCGGCTGACGCCTTCGTAAACGAGCTGAATCAAGCGGTAGAGCAGCAGGCAGACCGACTGAAATCACAGATTCTCGCCGAGCTGGACCTGGCCGCGCCATGACGTAGCCAAAGTCGAACGTCTCGCACGTCCGCACGTCCCGAAAGTTGTCGGTCCGGACGTTTCGACTTTCTGACTTTCTGACTTGCGACTATGACAGAAGGGTTTGCATAAGCTCTGGAATTTGCTATATACAACAGCCTGTGGGAAGCTGGGTCAAAATCCCCCATAGGATGGTATCCGGCCGGACGTCAGGAAAGGAGGAATTCCCGTGCGAACAATGATGAAAGGGCTGGCGGTGCTGCTGGTGGTGGCGCTCGTGCACCTGGCCGTCGTTCCGGTGATCGCGGCCCAGGGGACGGAAGACGCATCCCAGGGGTCGGCCAAAGGCGCAGGGCTGCAGGCAGCCAGTTGGCTGCTCACGCTTCCCTATGGTGCCACCAAAGTCTGTTTTGCGATCCTCGGCGGAGTAACAGGCGGCCTGACCTACGTCTTCTCCGGCGGGAATCTGGATGCGGCCAAGTCGGTCTGGCACACCAGCGTGTACGGAACCTATGTTCTCACCCCTGAGCACCTGCAGGGAGACAAGCCGGTGCGGTTTCTTGGCGTGGCCTCGGAGAATGACGGCGCCTCCCTGACGACCGAGCCGGGGAAATAGCGGCGCCCACGCCCTCGCCATGAAACCATTGATCGGCGTCACGCCGGACTTCAATGCCGGCGATCGAAAAGACATGGGCGGCCGAGAGCCGACCTACTTTCTGCGCGCCCGCTATGCCCGCGCCATCGAGGCACTCGGCGGGGTGCCGGTGATTCTCCCCTTGACGGACGACCCGGCTTTGCAGCGCCGGCTGTTCGAGGGGATGGACGGCTTGCTCCTGACAGGCAGCGGCCCGGACTTGCCTCCGTCCCTGTATGGCGAGCGCCAGCGATACAAGTTCCGCGTCATGAGCCGACAGCGTTATGCGTTCGAACAAGCTATGGTCGGTCGAGCCATGAAGTCCCCGCTCCCTGTATTCGGGATCTGCGGAGGCATGCAGGCGATCAACGTCGCATTGGGAGGCAGCCTCATCCAGGACATCGGCTCGCAGCTCACGAAGGCCCTGCAACACCGGGCCCCGGGTCCGGCCACCGAGTACGCCCATGCGGTGCGCGTCGCGCCCGACAGTCTGCTGCGGCGGATCACGCGTCAAGCCAGCCTCCGCGTAAACAGTTCACACCATCAGTCGGTCAAGACCGTCGCCCCCTCGCTGATCGCGACCGCCGTGGCGCCCGACGGCGTGATCGAAGCGATTGAGGCGGCCGACCGCCGACGCTACCCTTTCTTCCTCGGGGTCCAGTGGCATCCGGAATATCTCTTCGACCGCTATGCGGTGCAATGCCGCCTGTTCGAAGCTTTTCTCCAGGCCGCCCGCCGTGGCTAATTCTCTCTTCCGGACCAAATCCATCGAACAGATTCTCGCCGACAGCAACCATCCGAAGCACCGGCTGAAAAAGTCCCTCTCGGTCTGGGACCTGACGGCGCTCGGCATCGGGGGCATCATCGGCACGGGCATTTTCGTCCTGGTCGGCACAGCCGTGGTCGGAGACGCCAACCGTCCCGGCGCAGGTCCCGGCATCATCCTGTCGTTCATCCTTTCCGGTGTGGCTTGTGCGTTGGCTGCCCTCTGCTATGCCGAATTCGCCGCGATGATGCCTGTGGCCGGCAGCGCCTACACCTATTCCTATGCGACGCTGGGCGAATTTCTGGCCTGGATCACCGGATGGAATCTGATTCTGGAATATGGCGTCGCCTGCGTCGTAGTCGCCATCGGCTGGTCCGGCTATTTCAACAATGTCCTGAAAACGCTCGGCCTCCACCTGCCGGCCTGGGCGACTCATCCGCCTGGCGTGGACGGAGGGATGATCAACCTGCCGGCGGCGATCATCGTGCTCTGCGTCACCGCCGTGCTGATACGCGGGATGAAAGAAAGCGCCAGGGCGACCGGGCTCATCGTCATGATCAAGCTCGCCGTGATCGTGTTCTTTCTTGCCGTAGGCTCGTCCTCCGTGGACCCGTCCAATTGGGTCCCGTTCATGCCGAACGGATTTCAAGGGGTCGGAGCGGCGGCGGCCATCGTCTTCTTCGCCTTTATCGGCTTCGACGCGGTCTCAACGACCGCCGAAGAGGCCAACAACCCGCAGAAAGACTTGCCCATCGGCATCATTACGTCGCTCGGCCTCTGCACCGTCCTGTATGTGCTGGTGTCGGCCGTCCTGACCGGCATGATCCCCTATCAACAAATCGACATCCATGCGCCGGTTGCAGAAGCCCTACGTGTAGCGGGCTTTCGCTGGGGCGCAGCCCTGGTCGCCACCGGGGCCCTGGCGGGGATTACGAGCGTCCTGTTTGTGATGATGATCGGGCAGATCCGCGTTTTCTTCGCCATGTCGCGCGACCAACTGCTGGGCCCCTGGCTCTCCGCCGTCCACCCCCGGTTCGGCACCCCCCATCATGCGACGCTGCTGACCGGCCTCGGCGTGGCCGGCATGGCCGCGTTCGTCCAAATCGGCGAGGCAGCGGACATGACCAACATCGGCACCCTCTTTGCGTTTGTCCTGGTCTGCGCGGCGGTGCTCGTGTTGCGGCGGACTAAACCGGACCAGCCTCGGCCCTTCCGCATCCTGTTCATGCCCTGGATTCCGCTGCTGGGCATGGCGGCTTGTCTAGGCCTGATGGCATTCCTGCCGACGGTGACCTGGATCCGGTTCGGCGTGTGGAGCGTGATCGGCACAGTGGTCTACTTCCTCTATGGGAAGCACCACAGCCGACTGGCTGCGAAAATTGACGATTGAGTGATTGGCTGATTGAAGCGACGGCGACTGCTTCCGGTCAGCAAATCAGCCGATCAACAAATCAATCAATTCTGCAGAGGTTAGCTTGGGTCGGCGGCCGGAGTCGATGATCCGGCCGGGGCGGCTGTTTCGGTCTGGGCGCTTGGTTTGGCAGCGGCAGGAGCGGGGGCCGGTTTCGGAGGAACGGCGGGAACAGCAGCGGCTGTTTCCGTTCCAGGAACCGCAGCGACGGCAGCAGGCTTGGGAGGAGCCGCCGGCTTCGGCGGGGCCGGGCGTTCCGGCTTGATTCCCCCTTCCCAGGAAGGGCCGGAGTACATATCCGCCGCAAGGCCCTTGGTTTTCCACTTGTCTTCGAAGTCGGCCGCGGCCTTGTTCGGCGTCTCGCCCTTACCCACCACATCGTTCCAGGGATAGGATTTGGGTCCGATCTGGCACCCGCTCTCACCCCGATTCAGATACAGGGCGATGGGGTTCCCGCGGTAGGGGCCGAGGAAGATATGGACGCAGCCGACATATTCCATGAGGTGTGCCATCCGGCAACTCCGAAGGTCGGCATGATGCCATATCCGGAAACCCTGTGCAAGTGTATGTCGGTCGAGGAGAGCTGGACGCCGGCCATCAGCCGGCCGCGGCAACCCTGGCTCGCCCGTTGGCCGCTTTCCCCGAGCCATCGACATGCAGGTCGGCCAAGGTGCTTCGGCAAAGGCGGATGAACTCCTGCGCGGCCAGGCCTAAATGCCGGTTGGCAAGATACGCCAAGCCGACCGGATGTTTGGGCGCCGGATCGCGCAGCTCGATGATCCGCAAGGCGCCGCCCGCCAGCTGATGCCGGACGAACAGCTCCGGCAGGATCGTCAATCCCGCCCCCTGTTTCACCGCCTCCAGGATGCCCTCCGGCGACGTCATCTCGATGGACACTTGCGGGCGCACGCCCGCCTCCGCACATTCCGCCTCGACCATCTTGCGCAAACAATAGTCGGCCGGCATCAGAATCAACGGAAGGCCGGCCAGCTCCCGCATTTTCATGCGGCTGCCCTTGCGTGGAAAGCCGGCCGGCGCCACCAGGCAAAGGGTTTCCTCGAAGAGGCGGCTCGTGACCAGACGTTCGCTCCCGACCGGGAGGAGACAGAGGCCCAAGTCCAGACGGTTCGCCAGAAGATCCGCCACGACGTCGGCGGAAGGCCGGGCTTGGATCTGCAGCTGGACCTGGGGGAAACGCTGCCTGAACCGGGAGACCAGCGGC contains the following coding sequences:
- a CDS encoding gamma-glutamyl-gamma-aminobutyrate hydrolase family protein: MKPLIGVTPDFNAGDRKDMGGREPTYFLRARYARAIEALGGVPVILPLTDDPALQRRLFEGMDGLLLTGSGPDLPPSLYGERQRYKFRVMSRQRYAFEQAMVGRAMKSPLPVFGICGGMQAINVALGGSLIQDIGSQLTKALQHRAPGPATEYAHAVRVAPDSLLRRITRQASLRVNSSHHQSVKTVAPSLIATAVAPDGVIEAIEAADRRRYPFFLGVQWHPEYLFDRYAVQCRLFEAFLQAARRG
- a CDS encoding amino acid permease, whose amino-acid sequence is MRCNAACSKLFSRPPAVANSLFRTKSIEQILADSNHPKHRLKKSLSVWDLTALGIGGIIGTGIFVLVGTAVVGDANRPGAGPGIILSFILSGVACALAALCYAEFAAMMPVAGSAYTYSYATLGEFLAWITGWNLILEYGVACVVVAIGWSGYFNNVLKTLGLHLPAWATHPPGVDGGMINLPAAIIVLCVTAVLIRGMKESARATGLIVMIKLAVIVFFLAVGSSSVDPSNWVPFMPNGFQGVGAAAAIVFFAFIGFDAVSTTAEEANNPQKDLPIGIITSLGLCTVLYVLVSAVLTGMIPYQQIDIHAPVAEALRVAGFRWGAALVATGALAGITSVLFVMMIGQIRVFFAMSRDQLLGPWLSAVHPRFGTPHHATLLTGLGVAGMAAFVQIGEAADMTNIGTLFAFVLVCAAVLVLRRTKPDQPRPFRILFMPWIPLLGMAACLGLMAFLPTVTWIRFGVWSVIGTVVYFLYGKHHSRLAAKIDD
- a CDS encoding LysR family transcriptional regulator, with protein sequence MEMRQLRYFLAVAEAQNFTRAAEAVHVSQPSLSVQIASLEEELGAPLFDRLGRRVALTQAGQVLREHAQQALRELEQGTQAIHALTGAERGRLLVGTLSTVNAYLIPPLVSRFRQRFPQVQLQIQARPSADVVADLLANRLDLGLCLLPVGSERLVTSRLFEETLCLVAPAGFPRKGSRMKMRELAGLPLILMPADYCLRKMVEAECAEAGVRPQVSIEMTSPEGILEAVKQGAGLTILPELFVRHQLAGGALRIIELRDPAPKHPVGLAYLANRHLGLAAQEFIRLCRSTLADLHVDGSGKAANGRARVAAAG